The stretch of DNA CCTTCCTCCGCGGGCTGCGGGGGTGTGCCTGAGCGAGCGGACAGCCCCTACCTCAGCCTACCGTTTCCCTCTTCCCACAGGATCCCAGGACTGAGGGAGGGGCTGTGACCCAACAGAACTGTTGGGGCTGCCCGGCTGGTACCTGGGCCTCCTCCTGGGCCAGCCGCTCCAGCCCAGCAGTGTCCAGcggcacccccttctcctccagcatcAGCTCCACCAGGTCCAGGGGGAGCCCCAGGTTCCCAGACAGGGACAAGGACCAGGCCACTTCGGCTTTGAGGGAGGAAGATGAGGGGCGTCAGGGCTATTGAGGGAGGGAGGGCAGTGTGGAGGGAGTCGGGAGAAGGCTTATCTGACCACAGAAGCCACTGGACGCCAAGCACAAGGGCCATCTCCCTAAACTGGGCAGGCCCCAGGGGAGGGTCACCTTCAGGCTGCAAAGCAGGAGCTGGGGGCAGCCCAGGGTCCTCCCTTGGCAAGTATCACTTCAGAGGAGGAAAGTTCATTCTCGGCCTGCAGCCAGCCTTGGAAAGCAGCGACCAGGGGCGGGGCCAGCTGGGCagtggggaagagaggagaagcCGGGCGGTGGTGGAGAGAGTAGGTGGAGAGAGATGTCGGGGTGGAGATGTGAGGCCTGGGCTAGGCTCACCTAAGTGGGACCCTCACACCGTGGGCAGGCATCCTGCTCACCTGGGAATACATCAGAAGGCCCCAGGCGCTTCAGGGTCCGCTCGATGACCCGCCGACCACGCTGCAGCGAGGCCAGGAAGGCCgcctcatcctctgacaccagGCTGGCTATCTGaacaggggcagggcagggctggagctGGGCCTCCTGAGAGGGAGAGCCTCTCCCCACCGCTCTCATCAGCCCCTTCCTCGCCCACTCGAGTCCAGTACCTGGGCTGAGCTCCTCCGCAGTTCTGGGTAAGCATCTCCCTGGGGACAGTGCAGAGGCCCGAGGTGGTGTCAGAGGCAACCAGCCCACTCTGCCCCTCCACCCTGGCCCTCCCTGGGGACAGCTGCCTTgggggctcagagaggctgatGGATGGGGGAGGGTCCAAATGGGGAATCGGCTTCtttagggaggggagggggtgataCAGGCAGAAGGGGGTCCTGAGGTCAAAGGCTCAGCAGCCTGGGTAAGGAGGCTCCCTGCTTTCTGTAAGCCCGCTGAGAAGACTCTGGGTTAGACACTCAGGCTGGGGAACCCAGGCAGGGTCACTGTTTGGGTTCACTGACAGGTTCTCTGAGTCCCCTGGGAGGCCCAGGGAAGCGACGAAGCTCTGCCCTTACCAGCGTCTCCACCACTGCAGGCACCAGGCTGCCCAGGAAGCCAGGCGGTGCCCGCAACACCTCAGTAGAGAATCGCACGGCTCGACGGAGGATCCGACGAAGTACCAGCCTAGAGGGGGTCAGAGCCCAGATACGAGCCCCCAGCAGCCCTGGGTcagcagggaggggagaagggagggcaaGACGCAGACTGTATGcccccttcctcctctgcctGCCATCTCAACCCCACTCGCCTCTtcatccccctccctcctctcccctgcaGCCCGCAGCaacccctgcccttcactgtagCCCTTCCAGACTCACGGGGCGCCAGACATCCCAGGGGAGACGCCGTCGGCGATGCAGACACTGAGTGTGCGGATGTGATCAGCCACCACGCGGTATGCTGTGTCTGTGCGCCCCTCGTCTGCTGCCCCAACGCGGCCCGAGTAAGGGGGTGCCCCGCAACCCTGGAAGCATGAGATGAGACACGGCTGCTGGCCCTGCCACTCACGTTAGTCAAGTCAAGAACCTGGGGGCCAGCCTTGACTTGGCTCTGCTCTCTGCATCGAATCCATCAGTAGGGGCTTTTGCATCTACTTCCAGAGATCTTTTAAATCCATCTACTTCTCTCCACTTCCTCTGCTACCAGCCTAAGCCACACCTTGTCTTTTCTGAATTATGAAACAGCATCCCAATTTCTCAGCTTCTACTCCAGTTTCCCTCCAGCGCAACCTCCGCACAGCAACAGGAATGCCTTTTAAAAGTGAcaatcaaggacttccctggtcaatacaggggcctgggttcgatccctggctggggaactaagatcccacatgccacaactaactaTGTGCACCGCAACTACTAAGGAAAGAGTGAGGAGCAGTATCAGGTTGTCAACGTGAACTGGAGCCTCACGTCTGACATCCTCACATTCTTGGCTGCTCACTGTCCCCACAGGCAGGAATACTCTTGAGTTCTCAACAAAGGGAGAAAGCAGTGGTGGTGAGCCTTAAGGGCTGCAGATCAGAGTGGCTTCTGGAAGGGAAGAGGTGGGCTTACCTGGTGTATGGCGTCGAGAAGCGGGGAAAAGAGATCGGTGTCGTAGGTGGAGCGCCTGCCTTGCAGCACGGCTACCAGCCTTTCCAGGCCCATTCCCGTGTCTACATGCCGCTGGGGCAGGGGCTGCAGGCTTCCATCTGCCTCTCTGGCCAGGTGTACGGGAAAGGTGTGCAAGGTGAGGCCCCCATAGGATTGCAGGTATGATGCTCAAGTGGCataaagggaggaggaggggatttGGGGGGCCGACAGTAAGAGGAACCAGCGGGCAGTATCATCCCCCCCTTCCCCCAAAGTGGATGATGATAGCCTTGGGTCCTCTCCTTTCTCATAGAGGGTGATTGGGCCCTCCCCTAGATCCAGACCGCCACTTTCTGGGAcacaattctttgttttataaaGAGGCATGTCAAGGCTggtagaaaatcttaaaagagatTATCAAATTCAACTCCATCTTATGATAAGAGAGCAAAGTCCAAAGACCCACAGTGTCTAGTTGCAATGTCACCGGCAAAGATAAGGACTAAATCGGTTACTATCTGAAAAGTGTTTAGAAatatgcctgaaagtgaaagtgttagtcgctcagtcatgtctgactctttgtcaccccatgggctgtagcttgccaggctcctctgtccatggaattcttcaagcaagaatactggagtgggtagccattcccttctccaggggatcttcctgacccagggaatgaacccagggctcctgcactgtaggcagactctttacaatctgagccaccaggaaagcccccagaaATATGCCTGGCACATTGTAAATGCTGTTTAAGTATTTGTTTTCATAACAACTGGATCAAAGTCTCCTGactgccaactttttcactttccgtCTGGGATTTCCCTCCTCCTCTAGCAACCCATTACCTGTTATGCTGCATGAAGACCAGATTCCAAAGCTCCACCAGCTGGGGGGCCCCTGCCCCATTAGCCAGGTCATAGTGTATCTCAGTACAGGGCCCACAAGGCCCAGTATCCCCCATCTCCCAGAAGTTCTCCTCGGGCCCAAAGGAGAGCACACGGCTGGCAGGCACCCTGAGAAGAAAACCAGATGGATGGTGGGAGACAAAGGCAGAAGTCggggacccccaccccacccctgctatCTGCCAGGGGAGTCCTTCCATTAAACTCAGCAGGACAAGGAACAGGGTTGACCCTCCAGTATCACAGGATATGCTGAGACTCTGAGGTCCGATGCTggttattttccagttttcttgtgCTCCAGGAGTGGGACATAAGTTGGGGGTGGACTCACCCTAAGTTGAGCCAGATGTCCCTGCTCTCCAGGTCTGGGCCCAGCCCAGCCTTGGGATCACCACCAAAGTAGGAGACCCAGAGCCGGTCCTCAGGGATCCCATAGACCTGAGTCAGCAGCTCCCAGGCCATGCTGCAAGCTTCCTCCTGTAGTGGAAACCCAGTGCAGAGAGGAAGGCAGGTGAGAAGGCCCCACTGAAGTGCCCATCAAGCCACATGAGTTCCACCCTCGGCTTAAGACAAGACCATTTCCACTGCCCACCTGGTTTCCAGAACAAGCCATGACTCTTTCTGCTTCTGAGATTTTCCTGCATAGAAAGTGTCCTCTCTTCTAAATCCCATTTTCTTTCAGGCTCCACCTTCTCCATAAACCCCCCTGCCCACCTCAGCCTGAGAGGATTTTTAACTCCTGCATTTGCATTTTACTTACAATAACTATTGATCAGCCATTAGGCAGGAGGCATAGTCCTGGTCCTCAAGGAGTTTACAGCTCAACCAGGGAAGCGAGACATATTTCTGTTATATGTGTCCATTGAGCACTTTTCCTCTCTGTCTGGTATGAGGCCCTGCTTAAGCCGACTCTAACAGTGGAGACAGGATTAACCTTGGCTCCTTTCTTGGCTGACCACTGACCCTTTCCTAGCTCCAGGGCTTCCTGGGGACTTGCCTTAAAATATTCACCCCCAAAGGCCCAATTGCCGAGCATCTCAAAGAAGGTATGATGGGAAAGGTCTCGGCCCACATCCTCCAGGTCGCTGTGGCGTCCTCCAGCCCTCACACATTTCTGGCTGTTGGCTACCCGTCGGAAGCCTGCCATCTCACTTCGTGGATCCACAGTGCCCAGGAAGATTGGCTTGAACTGGAAACAGAGGAAGGGGGAGAGGCATATCCTAATAGAAGGGAAATGTAGGGAGTGGGCATAGAGATTGTGATTCAGATTGAGGGCTGCCCATGGCCCCTGAGAGTACAGTGAAGTCTTGGCCCCGGGGGCAACTTGGGAGCACCCATCTCTGGTGGTGTCTGGGCATACAAATAAATCATGAAAGACTGCTAGTAAAATGAGAACGAATGTGTTGGTGGCTAGAAACAGGGCAAGTCTAGAGAGGCTAAGTGGTGCTCAAGGTCGAAAGCTTAGAGCACAAAGGCTAGCACAGTAGCATGTACTCAACATTTTAATGAatgatatctttattttaaaaagctaataaatGAAGCCAGACTTCCCCCACCAGCCTGCCCCATGGGACTCCACACCCGCCATTCCTGGAACTAAAAGTCAACCTTCACCCGCCATTCCTGGAACTAAAACTCAACCTTAACTCAGAAGTTTCCCGATCGAGTTCTCCCCAAGCGCTAATCTGCATCCCAAACTCCTTGCCTAATTACGCACAAGCTCTCTTTCCCCGAAAGGTAGGAGCTCCGCCCTTTGCGTCTCTTGCCCAATCCCGCAACGCCTTTCTCTAAGGAAAAAAATTGCAAACTCCGCCCAGACCTGCGTGGTTCAGCCCCTACCTGGTTCATGCCTGCATTGACGAAAAGCAAACTGGGGTCGCCGCGGGGCCTCACGGAGGCGGAGGGCACCAAGCGGTGGCCATGGCGGTCCCGAAAGAAGCTCAGGAAGGCGTCCCGTACGGCCGCGGCCTGGGTTGGAGAGGCCTCCGATGAGAGCGCCCGAAGGCCCCGCCATGAGGGCGACCTTCGAATGGCCCGCCGAAGTCGTGCAGCTGCGGCTGCCACAGACGCCGCCATCTTAACTGGGGGCAATACTTCACGAGGTCAAAGGGTATCGCAGGGATAGAAGTAACGAGAGCAGGCCTGGCGTTTCCTACAACGACCCCTGGCGGCAGGAGGACTCAAGACCGCTTCTGGCTCCCGGTAGAAGTGATTGGCAAGAAGGCGCCTGCAGGAGTCCGCCTAACTATTAATAACACAAGCGGCCTGCCGCATAGTAGGCCCTTAATTCATTCGGCATTCAACAAGTATTCATTGAGAGCCTgttgtgtgccaggcatttttaGGCGCTTAAGGTACATCAGTAATGAAACTGACAAAAATCCCTACCCTCCgggggctttgctggtggtccagtggtgaagactgtgcttccaatgtagggggcgtgggttccatccctggtgagaGAACTGAGCTCCTATCTGCCATGCCCCgcagccaaggaaaaaaaaaaatttttgaacagTCCCTACCCTCCAGAAATCTGTATTATatcagtaattcttttttttttaatttttttttgtcaatATATCAGTAATTCTTATTTTGCAAGATTGCAAATGGAGTTGCAGGGAACAGGTGTGGATTCAACTCTGTGTGGTGCAtgtatgtgcgtgctcagtcattggatcatatctgactcttttgtgacctcatgcactgtagctggccaccctcctctgtccacaggatgttccaggcaagaatactggagtgggctgccatttcctcctccaggggatcttcctgacccagggattgaagccccgtctcctacatctcctacattggcaggtggattctttatcactgagccacgtgAGAAGCCCGGATGTCTACCTGTGTGTACTTCCAGGCTGAGGGAAGAAGGCAGAGATGGCTAAGGGAGGTGATATCAACATTCACTCAACAGTCATTCAACagatacttgaaagtgaaagcgaaagtgttagtcactcattcatgtccaagtcttttcaaccccgtggactgtagcctgtcaggctcctctgtccatgggattcttcaggcaagaatgctagagtgggtagccattcccttccccaagggatattcctgacccagtgatcgaatctgcgtctccagcattgcaggcagattctttacagtctgaaccaccagggaagccctaacaaatatttattgatacctAAAtagtatgtgtcaggcactgtgctgtgaACTTCTCATTTCCCTTTGCCCTTGGCATTGGAAATGGCCATTTTGTTCTTAGGGATTGAAGCAGAAGTTTAGTGGAGATGCAGAAGCCAAGCAGCAGCTGTTCCATTATTAATTGCGTAATAACATTTGGTCTTTTAATTTGCCTGGGGATTAGAGGGAATCCGAGTTGTCAGGGCAGGATGAAGCTGTTGGCTGATAGCTGCCgagatttctctttctctcagccTCCCAATGCCCTaggcttttgtgtatttttgcttcagGGTAAGAGAGATACTTTTCCACCcccctttctgtctttctctccatGGTAACAACTTCCACCGTGAGGCCAACACAGGCACTTGTAGGTGGAGCGAGGGTCTTCACTGGGCTTCTCTTGATACCCTCTGCTCTTGGTTTGGGAAATtaagcaggtcaagaagagaATTTGTCTCAATTAAAGCCTCGACAGCACTGAGATGAATGTGATCATCTCTAAGGCTTCAGCTAACCAGCGGGCTCTTCTGGCCTCCATTCTTTGTGAGTTATGTTATTTAGGGACTTTGAAGAGAGTTAGCCTTGGGAAATGTGTGGTCTTTTTTTGGACTTGAGTTTCTATAGTGACAGTGAGTTCTCAACTTTGTATTCTGACAGAACCCAAGACATTCATCCTGTTTCTTCCCTTGCCCACGCAGATGAAAGGTGTTGTTTTGAAAGTATGTTTTGCCTCtgttggtttttccagtgtttttgGAACAGGAACCTAAAGCCAGATGGGGATTTCTGTGAGATTCATGATCTTGAGACAAGCCTGTGAAATTCTTCCCCAAATTGAAATGGGAGTATTTTGCTAGAGAAATCTAGCTAGGGCTTCTCCTCAGGACTGacgtcaactttttttttccccttcagattTTGCCCAGAAAGTCTGCAT from Muntiacus reevesi chromosome 20, mMunRee1.1, whole genome shotgun sequence encodes:
- the AARS2 gene encoding alanine--tRNA ligase, mitochondrial isoform X2; this encodes MAASVAAAAARLRRAIRRSPSWRGLRALSSEASPTQAAAVRDAFLSFFRDRHGHRLVPSASVRPRGDPSLLFVNAGMNQFKPIFLGTVDPRSEMAGFRRVANSQKCVRAGGRHSDLEDVGRDLSHHTFFEMLGNWAFGGEYFKEEACSMAWELLTQVYGIPEDRLWVSYFGGDPKAGLGPDLESRDIWLNLGVPASRVLSFGPEENFWEMGDTGPCGPCTEIHYDLANGAGAPQLVELWNLVFMQHNREADGSLQPLPQRHVDTGMGLERLVAVLQGRRSTYDTDLFSPLLDAIHQGCGAPPYSGRVGAADEGRTDTAYRVVADHIRTLSVCIADGVSPGMSGAPLVLRRILRRAVRFSTEVLRAPPGFLGSLVPAVVETLGDAYPELRRSSAQIASLVSEDEAAFLASLQRGRRVIERTLKRLGPSDVFPAEVAWSLSLSGNLGLPLDLVELMLEEKGVPLDTAGLERLAQEEAQHRALQAEQVQEQGLRLDVHALGELQHRGVPPTDDSPKYSYSLRPGGGYEFSACEAQVLQLYTEDGTAVASVGDGQRCGLLLDKTNFYAEQGGQASDRGYLVLMGQQDVLFPVARAQVCGGYILHEVAAPECLKVGDQVQLHVDEAWRLSCMEKHTAIHLLNWALRQALGPGTEQRGSHLNPERLRFDVATQVYPDPVRVVSVGVPVAHALDPASQAALQTSVELCCGTHLLRTGAIGDLVIVGERQLVKGITRLLAVTGEQAQQAREVGQSLAQEVEAAAARLSQGSRDVAEAHRLSKDIGRLTDAVDTATMPQWQRRELQATLKALQRRANTAIRKLEMGQAAQKTQELLQRHREGPLIVDTVSAESLSVLVKVVRQLCKQAPSTSVLLLSPQPLGQVLCACQVAQSATPAFTAEAWALAVCSHMRGKAWGSRVVAQGTGSTADLEAALSTARAYALSQL